A single genomic interval of Terriglobus albidus harbors:
- a CDS encoding DUF4339 domain-containing protein, whose protein sequence is MNYTIFRDGQQYGPYTLADLQRYVASGDVLLTDLASSEGMGEPVPVSQIVGTIPVPLQAAAPSAPAIEYPNPPNLHWGLVLLFTILTWGMFMSVWGVVLSFWLKKVAPSSRALYFYIAELGCLALVFALGMASVVAHGATTLIPIVQLASFVLTLIARYSFRSSMEEHYNNVEGIPLTLSGVMTFFFSTIYFQYHVNDIVRRKRVEQLQLVTG, encoded by the coding sequence GTGAACTACACCATCTTTCGTGACGGACAACAGTACGGTCCGTATACTCTCGCCGATCTACAACGCTATGTCGCCTCGGGCGATGTGCTGCTTACCGACCTGGCTTCCAGTGAAGGCATGGGGGAGCCGGTGCCGGTCTCGCAGATCGTCGGCACCATTCCAGTTCCGCTACAGGCCGCCGCTCCATCGGCTCCGGCGATCGAGTATCCCAACCCGCCGAATCTTCATTGGGGCCTGGTGCTTCTGTTCACTATCCTGACCTGGGGAATGTTCATGTCGGTCTGGGGCGTTGTGCTGTCCTTCTGGCTCAAGAAGGTGGCCCCGTCCAGTCGGGCACTCTACTTCTACATCGCGGAACTGGGCTGCCTGGCGCTGGTATTTGCGCTTGGCATGGCTTCTGTCGTCGCGCATGGCGCCACCACATTGATACCGATCGTCCAGTTGGCCAGCTTCGTGTTGACGTTGATTGCGCGCTACAGCTTCCGTTCCTCGATGGAAGAGCACTACAACAATGTTGAAGGCATTCCGCTGACGTTGAGCGGCGTGATGACCTTCTTCTTCAGCACCATCTACTTCCAGTACCACGTCAATGACATTGTCCGGCGCAAGCGGGTTGAGCAGCTTCAACTCGTCACCGGCTAG